The genomic window GCGGAAGCGAGGTAGCGatatgaaattacattttattgcatGCGCATgcacatgttttaaaatgtatgtgcaGAGCCCCTGGTTTCTACGATGTGATCATTAGCACACAAAGCTGCATCATCGACATATAACCAATCCATTCCTACTCCTCTGTATCAATCAAAACGGCACTTAAAAGCAGGTTCAAATTGCAGCAATTCATCTTGCGAATATAGAAAAGCCGCTATTATTGAACGAGCCAGGACTAAAAAGGTCCAGGTAAGTTCTCCCCTTCTCCCTAGGTCAATTTAAAACCtccttattttcctcttttctcgcCTTTTCCAAGTTCAGCGTGAGATCGCAGCAATTATCCCCCGCGGGTCACTCGGGTCTGGCTTACTCTGATGAACTCAATCAGGGTGTTGTAGATGTAGGCCCCATTAGGCAGGAAGAAGCAGCTCCCTGGACTCAGGTCGTGGAAGAAGAACAGGTCCTGATCCTGAAtacaaaaaagtgtttgttaGCATGATGGGTAATGAAAAAGGTCCAACTTTCAGGTCCAACTGGTTTTTACTATTTATGGACAGCACTGTGCCCTCCTGTGAGGAACTCTTTGCCACACCCGTTATTGTTACACAGAATTATTGgcatcaacaacacacacacacaccctcaactGCCAATTACCGGTGAACTTTGGAGATAGAATATTTAACTAAAATGCCATGGGTTCATTTTCTATTCTGAAATCTCAAGGGGTAGTATTCTATAATGCcacattttgtatttgactGAACACCTTTTTAACAATTCAACAATTAGTGATACTTTCTGAAGCATGTatctaagaaaataaatacaaataaagcttTTCTTGTTGGAGGATAACGGTTCTTGTTACTACGCTGCTGCTCATGCTCCAGGAGGGCTGTATTTCCCACACCGTTTAGACAATGGCTTTGACCATCTTGTCTGTTGAGATGGTGCGGCGACTTGGTTACATCAGACACCCATCAAACCCCCCTCTCCTGAATTTAGTAACAAACTAAATAATCTGTAAGCTTCCTTTACAGTTTCAGGATCACTATGGAGACAAACTCTTTTTATGTCTTCTTCTAAAGCCAAAGCTTCTGCACTTCTCCGCTCGTACCCGGCCCAGTTTGCGGTGATCTCGGTTCTTGGCCTCCTCCTGAAACTTCTCCCACTCTTTCAGCATCTTGGGGTCCGGGAAGGAGATTCCGTAGATCCTCTGGAGGGTTTCCATGTCCGCCTTACCCTCCCAGTATGTAGACGAATTCTGAGGAGGAACCAGACACCACAAAAAGGAATGTGTGAGCTTTCGGCAGCCTTTTCGGATTCATCAAATCCCTGGAGAATAAAATGTAGCAGTGCCTGTATTTGCTGCCGCAGAATTATGAGAGCAGCTGTTGAAATTCCACACCATCATTAATCAGTGTTTCTAGCTGTGTTGGTCCGAATAATATTCGGTTAAAAACAAATGGCTGATGCCGTTTTTGGCCCTCGCTGTTCTCCGTGAGGTTCACTGGATGCGATGTAGCCCACCAGACTGTTTAAAATAGGCTGATAGTCTTTTGTGTGCTGCATGGTTCATATGTTAACTCCTGGTGTTCTTCACCACTGTTTAATAAGTACGGTGGATCTATTTTATGCTGATTGTGGATCGGGTGGATTTCAGAAAGTAGCCCAACtgataaatatttagaaaaatgacctaactaaatattcaaataaacttTAAAGGGGTAATCTCTAATGGGAAAGAGGATTCCGCCGTGTTGGGAGCTTCGTCCGGCACTTTCTCTAAAATGATTCGCAGGTCTCATCAAGTTagtgaagatgtttttttttttttataaagcagCGCAATAGTTGTGAGATTTGTGAATacgtttttgttgtgttgtactCTCGGGGCCACCTTTGGGGCAGAGACCCCAGGCCTTGAAATGCTACCTGGTTTAATTAACAATAAATCCTCATACACACCAACAACTGTTTGGACTTTGATGGCATTagggtgaaaaacaaaacagcaaaaacaCCTGCTCACCTTGTGGATCTTAAGTGCCTTGATTTTTCCTGTATGTCTCACATGGGGCCCGCGACACAAGTCGATTAAGGGACCACACCTGGAATGCAGAATGTTTAGAAGTGttgagcattattattatttatttttttcaaaagctgaCAGTGCTTGGGGTTAGGCTAACAATATTtccgtttttaaaatgttgctcaGTATTTTCCAACTTCCCGAACCCGTTGTTGACACTACTGAAGATGTAAATCTCTAAAAACAAAGTCACAAATGCACGACTTGGTGCTTTAACGAGGTTCCGTCCTTTTTGACTTACAGCTGGGCTCTAGTTTTTTGCCCAAATAGAAGTAAAATCTGGACTTGCTGTGGGCCATTTTCAGTGTGCTAGTGTGCTTTTATTACATCATGACAGGATTGAATCATAACACATGTTCACCGTAACGGAGGCCTGTCTCATAGTGGAATACGCTGCATCAGGCTTTGGCCGCACAGATAATACTCGTCAGTAGAATCAAAGCATTTGTGGTTTTGGTGATTCAATGGGATTTGTTGTTTGCTGCAAAAGATATTGAATATTATCCCAGAATTGTGACATGAAGATTAAAACTTTTTACATGCACGGAGCCGGGACTCACCTGTAAACAGTGGTGGTGGGAGTGGTAACCTTCTCATTCAGAATGCGGCATTTGAACTTGTTGTACTGTCGAGGAGAAGATGCGTTTTTACAGTTCGGTTTCTCGTTGAACATTTGCTCactttagtttgtttttcaaaaataccTTGAACATTTCCAACAGAGTTTCCTTCTTGATCTCCAGCCTCTCGAATGGCTGCTTCTCCTTGATGATTTTCTTGCACAAGGTCTCCAGACCCGGAAAGTCATTGCTTGACACGCCCCTGTCCAAAACatcagagagaaaacacatcaGGTCCATTACATCCAATGACAGTCTTAACTAATCCTACATTAATATGCAAAGTGCATTTAACGCTAAATTTAGGCTGCCAGTGGCCAAACAATAAGCCGTGAGGCCGAACCCTTTTGTTCACATATGTAATTCTTTGACTTGCAGAAACTGATAACCTCAGCAGAGCATGGGCTAATGGCTAACAATCCTTGGCTTCTGGGCTTGCGCAAAGTCAAAATATCCTTCGTCTACAGGAATGTCATTAGCATAAAATGACTTCATTAGGGAGACTGTAGAATTAATTAGACAGCACTCCTCGCGCTCTCCTGCAGCCTGAAGCAGGGAGAAACGCATCCGTTTCAGGGAAAGGTCAAGTGGGAAAGTTGTTTACGGAGAGGAAGTGGAAAAGTTTTCTAAAGAGGAGTCTCAACGCGCGCTCAAAGCGTCCTAGCAATAATCTCAGGCTCTGCGTTTAGATTTTAGTTTTCCAATCCCGTGGGCGAATATGGGAAGATATATctggaattattatttttattgattttaaaaatcGGGCTCCAACGGCATTGTTGCAATCGACCCGTTTTGCAACTGGTTTCAGGTGGAGAATCAGAGTGCCAGTTGTTGAGCCTTGGAGCAGACGCCAAAACACAGAGCTAACTGAGTAAACAGACAGATGGAAACCAAAAGGGAACTCACTCGCTGTTCTCCAGGAACATGTCGTAGTAAAAGCCGCTCTCGATGGGGGGCCCGTAGCAGAGGCAGCCTCCGTACACCCTCTCCATGGCTTCACCCAAGATGTGGGCGCTGGAGTGCCAGTAAacctaaaaacattaaataagttaaataggaatgttaaatacagccaCACCGAATAAGAATGCAAAGGATGACTCTGCCGGGGAAATTAGGATGGTTGACCATCAGGTCTGTGCAGACTTTTGATGaagcattacaaaataaataaactatgtgACAGAACTTGCTGACAATGGTTATAATGATAGGATTTACTCACTTTTTCTGACCTCTTCTTCTACAGATAATGCAACTGAAATTGGGCTTTTGAATTTAGGAACAAGTCTCGTTATTCTCTCAGACGGGTCGCTGCCACTTTTATGACGGGAAGTGATTTACATTCTCACGTCTCCTCTCCATGTAAATCACAGAGCTTTCAGGTTTATTATTGATTGTAAACGTCTCATTCATCACTTTGACCGTGCCTGCTCCAACGACATACGGATAAGGTTGAATGAACTCTGCAGGGTGCGGTGCACTGTTGAGTGACCACCACGTTTGGTTAAAGTGTATTCAATAGACAATTGCCTCTAAAATAGTACCATCAGAGAGCATTTCAAAGATATTAAATGACATTGCTAGCGCGGCAGAAATATTCTAAAAACAGTGGCAGAGCTATagctctcatatatatatatatatatatatatatatatatatatatatatatatatatatatatataaaacgttTATTATACATACCCAAGATGGGTGGATTACTGTCCCATAGCTCTGACATAACCAAATGTAACAGACATTGCTCACATAAGAAAAATCAAAGATCTGACTCTTCAAATCTGTACATGACCTTTTTTTACCTTTCGGCTTTTATAGATGTTTTGCCAAagaattttaattaaattctaAAATTAAGACATGACATTATTTACTGAATACACAAATAAAGCCTGTGACTGCTGAGTATGCAGAGGTCTTTACATGGATTCTTATCCCCAATGTCCCAAAACAAGAAATCCttcaataacattttttttttttttaaagtaaaacatccTGGTATTTGTAATactaattatatattaaaatcagCCAAGAGCTATTGTAAATTAAACGGGTCATAATTCCCTCTATAATATCGGTTTTATTATTGCTGTGGAAACAATTCCCTCAAATCACTGCATTTATTCCAACTCCGTTTCACAAGATTAACTTCACCAATACTCATTTTTAGTGAGTAGCATCATAAGAAGCCGATCGTTGGCCGCACCTCTGGATTTTTCTATGAAACCGAGTGTAGTTGATTGCGTTACTGACGACAAGGACAAAATCAATTTCGCCTGATTTATCAGCTCTATTTATTGGCTTAATTATCCTTATCAAAATAATAGTATGAATACCCCGTTATGTTATCAGACTGATATACATCGTGCATCCCTAACAAGCTCCATTTCAGACAGAAATGAGGTTGACTTACAGCTTGAGCCTCCTCATCATCAAACTTGAGCAACTGAAGGCTGCAGTCTTCCTCCAGTGGTCTGTCCAGGTCCCACACAATGCTGTTCACCTTAGCAATCACCGTGCCGTCGGCGAGGCCTTGACTGTACAGGGAAAAATATTCCACATCAAATGATTGTGCAGATGTACAAAGACATCAGCGATAGTTTGGCATTATACTGGTGAGACCCATTTGAACAGATGCATTGCTCAAAAATGTCTGCCGGGACTTCCCCTGCAGCTGAAATATTAAAACGTGACTTTAAATTGGGtctgacataaataaatatcacaagAACCATAAGACCTTCTGATGGTCTTTATCCAATCCATTCTCAGACTATCCAAAAGTTTCCATAGCATGTTTTTCCGTCTTAAATGTCTTCGATGGATGGACTAAGGTTGGCGtgtgttatttaaaaatcaCAGCGTTCATAACTGTGGGTATTGTGAATCCTTTAGGAGGCAGTGGCAATGATTACAGGCTGCGCAAATAAACTTGACAGCTAATCTTTGGGAATTAAATTCATGCAATGCCCTTGAGGTTTTCATAACACTTGCCCTGTGGCACATAAAAGCAAGGTGtcaattttgtatttgtttttgtaacgACTACAGCGAACCCATAATTGCACCGACCTGATTCCACAGGCCACCTGGTACGGCGTGGTCTTCCAGGAATCGGCGTCCACCACTTTTCCGTCGGGCAGAGTCACCTTGATGGCTCGGCTGTTCTTCGCAGCCTTCTCTGCCTGCAGCGCGTCGTGCTCCGCTTTCAGCTTAGTGTACAGAGTAAGACGCTCATCTATGTACTGGGGTGCTGGCGTCAGCTAGACGGATACAACAACACCAAAAAGGTGTGAGTAAATGGAGAACAGTGGAACATGCTGTCGTTGTATCCAACTTTCGTTTGGCTTAATCTGCAGAACTCTTAAAGCTAGGGTTTgtaatcttgagaaactagcaagagtaaaatagatttattttaattatccaTATCGAAAAACCCTGCCCAGTGTTGCAAAcccttttccaatgaaagtagctaaatatataaattaagtgTTCTCTTTGTCTACCCACTTTCTTCGTAGCTGCTCAGCTTGACTCATCTCCTCGTTCTTTCAGTTTAACCCTTAATGTGTTGCACTTGCAAATCTGTGCAGTGATTTAACGCATTAAATGTTTGACAATACTGGTATTGAATCGAAAACcaacaaccaaagaaaacattagCTTCTACATACTTATAGCAACTCACTTCAGATCTGCTTCCAGACTCCCCAGCAGCACTTTTGgccttcttctttcctccatctttaGGACTTTCGGTTCCCCCCTGTCCAAAAATGGTTTAGTCAACTTTGTTTTGTATCAGGAAGAAAGTTGATGAAAGACACAACTTCATAGTTAAAAAGGTGGGAAAGATGCACACCCTACACGATGCTTGACATAATAGCAGCATAAACTGCTGAcaagaaatgtgttattttaaagAGCCCTTCCTTTTTGGTAGTTGCATAGCCTACAATACAGAGCAGTTAGATAATGTGCAAGACCTCACACAAAAAGTGCTGGAGGAAAATCCAGCATACAAGTGACCTAAAAATGTACGTTTGAATTGATTCTCGCCACCCTACAGCGCTTTTCCAAATTTTAACGCACAGATTTATTAGTAGAAATGTGTGGGAGTCACTCAACCAGTGTTTAAGAGAAGAGAGCTttccacaaaaataaatacattacaccATTTGGGTAAGTCCTGATTAAAGGGAACACAGGCGATTTATGCAAGAaacgtgttggtgtgtgtgtgcgtgtgcgtgcgtgtgtgcaaacCTAGCGAAAAGCAGGGAAACACTAAATTGCCAGAAAGTTGAATGGGGTTTGGCGTGAGGAGTCTATAAGTTAGCTACATTAGCCAACACCAAAACTCGCCGACTGGGCTCGGTCATTCCAAATGTGGCATATTAAACAgtttaaaactaaaattaaaTTAAGCCGTCTGTTATCTTGAGAGTTTCCCTTTTTGGGTAGCGTTAAACACATCGTTATCTAGCTAGCTAACAGGTTAGCACCGCATTGCTAGTGGCTGACGTTAAATGAAAGCATGACACTTGACTAAAGGCTAGCTGCTAGCCGGCTAGCATGACTTAAATGTAGCCAGTTACAAAACGGAAGCGTTACCTTTTTCTTCTCGTCCACCCGCAATTTGCTCATTTTCTCCTCGACAGCCTGGTCCGCCATAACGAGTGAACAAGTTACTTCACTTTGAGAGACAGCGTTAACTTCTGCGAATTCTCGTCAGCGAGCAGGGTCGCCGGGTATGGGCTGATGACGCGACCCGGATGTTGAGATTCTGATGCAACattggaggaggcggagctttcTCTGACAGAGGACAACGTTCAGCCTGTTTAAATGACCTCCTAAACTAGTTCTTACGAAGTCAATTAATTAAACCGGCCTTCATTAGGATTTGGACATCAACAAATGTGCCATGAAAACTGTAAAGGCTACTCAGTGTTTATCATCAGGGGCCGCGGGCAAGAATTTAGAAATACTGGGATCACTCCGAAGAATCAGCAAACACCATCTGCTAataacaaatttaaataattaataatctgTAAAATGTAACTGTTCATTCTTATGTCAACTTTATTTGAAGgtcagtaatatatatatatatatatatatatactgtaatatatatatatatatatatatatatatatatatacatactgtaatatacatatatatgtatacatatatacacatggaatatatatactgtaatatatatgtgtgtatatatacagtatatatatgtgtatatatgtatatgtgtatatgtgtatatatatatgtgtatatatgtatgtatgtatatacatatatatgtatacacacatatacacacacatatatatatatatatatatatatatatatatatatatatatatatatatatatatatatatatatatataaccaggAGACCGTattgcaagcacacacactttcttcagaaacacacactttcttcaGAAAGTGCACTTTTCCCAAGTTGTCTCTGCGAACTTGTTATATTTTCTGTGTGAAGGGAAACAAGCCGGGGATCTTTTTTCTGTCAATATCTGGATGCCTACCATATGTCTTGGTTTCTCGTGCTCTTGCATGGTCACAGACAGCACAGTTACACTCTGAGTTGGAGAAGTGGAGcccgtttttttaatttttattagcCCACAAGAAAACACTTCTCATTTCACTGAAATATGAAGCAGGTTTTACGCTTGTATTATTCTGAGAAATTATTGAATCCAAACTGCTGTGGTTCAAGTCAAACCGAAAACTTTCTATTCAAGAGTGCACTCAAAATCACAATGTCACTCCATGTTTCTGaattctttctttctaaataaGTATTTTAGATGTGTCGCCCAGCAGGGACATGACAGAGGTGTAGTGACACCATTGGATCAGCGCTGAGTAAAATCCTCTCTTCCATATGTTTTGAAGTATGGCATCCTTCTGTTCGGCTTTAGGTGGTTTTAGTGCATGCATTAGCCAACTGCCTTTGAGGCTCACAGCTACCGTTTTGTCAGCAGGTTTTAGAGTTACAGTCTGAAAGAACTTCTTTTAAATAGCCTATATGATCATTTGTGGagtggaaggagaagaaagggaaTATTTGCAGAATAAAATGGAGCGCTCGACGCCCACCGTACTGCCACAGGCGGATGTTGGGTTGCTAGTGGCAACCACTGCTGGCACTGTTCCATAGCAGTTGCATGTGTGACCATCAaggcccccccccacacacacacacacacacacacacacacacacacacgcacacaggaagTTTAAATCGTTTAAACCACGTTATGCCATGGGGCCCAAAAATACTACTTACTATACATCGAGAAAGAGACATCTAAACTTTTTTTAGGTAAATCAACGACCACTTGAAAAGCCTTAAAGCCTACGAGTTGTAAAATGCTCTAATAGCCAAATCCAGAGTTACTTTTCATGTAAATGAGCCCGAGAACGAGGCTGGACCGAGGGCTAGGAGGCAGGGCTGAAGGAAAGGAAGTGCAAGTGCACTTGTTCTATGGGCGGATGGATGTGGAAGATTCCCGAAAGATGTACTAGGCTACACTCTTTTGTAATATATATGCAGTCGTGGAATATAATCAGTTGGCAACTGAACAATGTTGCTTATTCATTAATGAGTGTcatacaaacacaggactttcaatcaggagaccagtgttcaacACCGGTGTTCGTGTCCTAAAGGTACGTTAGTGTTGTTTTCCGCACTACTGccacattgtttgtgttttacttaTATCTTTAtatcgtgtatatatatatatatatatatatatatatatatatatattgttattttaagcccaaccatgatgtttttcctAAAACCAACTCAGTGTTTTTTCTTGCCTAAAGCAAAgcaagtgtttttgtttcaattcaCGTTAATCCATGTGTGTTGCTGCGGCCCATTGCTACAGAAAGTGGTGCCAAAAGCATCTGGCCGAGCCTCAGTGGAACGCAACGAGTTGGGATGAGAACGTGTTGAGTTTGTTGGCGTCCAGCACAGACCTGCAGGTTTTTTAATCCGCGCTTGCTGCCTTTCCAAAACTGCTCAGTT from Cyclopterus lumpus isolate fCycLum1 chromosome 9, fCycLum1.pri, whole genome shotgun sequence includes these protein-coding regions:
- the tars1 gene encoding threonine--tRNA ligase 1, cytoplasmic, which encodes MADQAVEEKMSKLRVDEKKKGGTESPKDGGKKKAKSAAGESGSRSELTPAPQYIDERLTLYTKLKAEHDALQAEKAAKNSRAIKVTLPDGKVVDADSWKTTPYQVACGISQGLADGTVIAKVNSIVWDLDRPLEEDCSLQLLKFDDEEAQAVYWHSSAHILGEAMERVYGGCLCYGPPIESGFYYDMFLENSEGVSSNDFPGLETLCKKIIKEKQPFERLEIKKETLLEMFKYNKFKCRILNEKVTTPTTTVYRCGPLIDLCRGPHVRHTGKIKALKIHKNSSTYWEGKADMETLQRIYGISFPDPKMLKEWEKFQEEAKNRDHRKLGRDQDLFFFHDLSPGSCFFLPNGAYIYNTLIEFIRSEYRKRGFQEVVTPNIYNSKLWQTSGHWQHYSENMFSFEVEKETFALKPMNCPGHCLMFDHRPRSWRELPIRMADFGVLHRNELSGALTGLTRVRRFQQDDAHIFCTMDQIEEEIKGCLDFLRAVYEVFGFTFKLNLSTRPEKFLGDPGIWEQAEKQLESSLNDFGEKWVLNPGDGAFYGPKIDIEIKDAIGRYHQCATIQLDFQLPIRFNLSFVSQDGDDKKRPVIIHRAILGSVERMIAILTENYGGKWPLWLSPRQVMVIPLGPTCEEYARKVQQEFHSSGFMTDVDLDPGCTLNKKIRNAQLAQYNFILVVGEKEKTSETVNVRTRDNKVHGERTVEECVERLKQLKSCRSRNAEEDF